The Aspergillus nidulans FGSC A4 chromosome VIII genome contains the following window.
AGCAGGTGTAACCCCTCTTACTAAATCCGCAACAACACTGCCCGTTCCCAGAGCCAATGAGATGCCCCATGGCCCATGGCCCGCCGCAACAAACACGCCGCCGTTCTGAGCAGTCTTAATACCACCCAGAGTAGAGTCATCCACCTTGCTCACAAACGGCACGCCGCGTTCCGCAACGGGCCGGAGACAAAGACCTTCGCGGAGGATTTCCAGATCATTTGTGTTGGGAATTTCATCAGTTGATTCGGTCTTCCCGACGGGGAGTTTGCCCATAAGTCTCACGGTGACATCTTTAAGCTTctgcatctccttctcatcataGTAGCGCTCCTTCAAATCCTCCACCCGCTCCGGAACCGGAATTTCGCGACTGTTCAGACCCGCGATGTAAATCTCGCTTCCTTCACGGGAGAAGATTTCAGGACTGAATCCGCAAGAGGGCGGGTGCGTCGTGAAAACTGCGTGACTTTCACCGTTGAGTTCCTTTTCGTGTCTTTCTGTGTACCGTGGAGAGCGGATGACCAGGGAGTATCCTGCTAACGGGTAGATTGGAAATGTTGTTGTcgaagaggggaagagagaTGAGAATACGCGAGGGGTCCAGGAGCCCGCCGCAATGATTATGTTGGTGCAGGGGAGGATTGATTCGGTTTTTGTGGCGTGGTTAGAGATCTTGATGGCAGTGACCATCCTTGAAGAGTCTGTTACTAAGGAGGTTGCTCTGCTGGGTT
Protein-coding sequences here:
- a CDS encoding NAD(P)/FAD-dependent oxidoreductase (transcript_id=CADANIAT00001143); translation: MPTIILGGGIIGSSIAYYLSQQDPSRASQIHIIESSDTLFSSASGYAAGFLAKDWFEPSLLPLGEYSFALHESLAAEHDGNKKWGYMKGMALSLGSTDAGSGGARGDDWLRSGTSRAETATTKPVVLEEGPEWLTKQKATAIEKISEGGSVAQVDPLRLSHFLLEQAVSRGVKLHQPSRATSLVTDSSRMVTAIKISNHATKTESILPCTNIIIAAGSWTPRVFSSLFPSSTTTFPIYPLAGYSLVIRSPRYTERHEKELNGESHAVFTTHPPSCGFSPEIFSREGSEIYIAGLNSREIPVPERVEDLKERYYDEKEMQKLKDVTVRLMGKLPVGKTESTDEIPNTNDLEILREGLCLRPVAERGVPFVSKVDDSTLGGIKTAQNGGVFVAAGHGPWGISLALGTGSVVADLVRGVTPAVDVRGLGVGDGKVKAKL